CACCTTTTGTCCCTTCTTAAAAAACTGGAATGTTGGCATGCATTTGACTTCACACTCTGAAGCAACATCCTGACAGTCATCCACATCTACTTCAAGGAATACCACGTTGGAATACTTTTCAGAGAGGGAATGAAAGAAAGGCTTGATCATTTTGCAAGGCCCACACCACGTGGCTGAGAAGTCAACTACTACAAGTTTATCACCTGCGGTGTTCAAGGCTTCCTGAAAAGCAGCCTTGCTCTCGATCTGCTTCACCATCTTTGCTGCTGGGGTCTGAGGAGCGGCTGTAAGGACCGATGGAAATGGATCCAAAGCACCAGACCGAGCTTGAGTCGCCGCTTGCTCTCCCTTTATAAACGGGCACGCCCGGCGTGCGTGTGGCGGGGGCGCGCGCGCCCAATTTcccttgttttaagccacccagtttgtagtaATTTATGACAGGCCTAGGAATCTAATATAGGAACCACATTCATCATAAAATATCTCCcacaggaaatatttttttggggggtagaTAATTAGCATGAAGATTGggctgcaaaaaaacaaaacaaaacaaaacaaaaccatcttAGGTTGTATCAAAAAGCTAATGTTGGCCAGGtgccgtgactcacgcctgtaatcctagctctttgtgagtctgaggtgggcagattagttgaggccaggagttcgagaccagcctggccaacatggcaaaacctcatctctattataaacttttataaataaatttttaaaaaactagtgtTTGTCTTTGACCCAACTTTCTTCCTTACCTTGGAGATAGATGCTTCAGGCCTCCCACAGCATGTTCCTTTTTCTGTCCTAAATGTCAGCACATCCTCTAAAATTCCATCTGGAACCTTTTGGATGATCTGCTTTAAATGGCCCTTTTACTCTAATGGCTTTATCTTTTGCCTTCTCcctgtatatttctttctttcttgaaagaTTTTGAATGagttatttaaagtatacagaggATAGGAAATACTACTGAATAAACACTCATGGGTCATCACTGAGATTTTCCTCCCTATCTTTCTGCACCCCCCACGTTCTCCTTTTCTGCCATCTTTCTGTGCCCATCCCACCCTATGCATTGCTCTCAATCTCCTAAAGAAGGTGAGGTAGGTGCAGAAATCCTAACTCTATGTCTGCCCTTGGGGTATAACTCACACATAGTGGGCGTGAGAATTAAATGACTGACTGTGGGCTTTCTGTAGGACAGGCAAGGAATTACTACTCTCCAAGTAATTAGAGTATCCCTGGTACCTCATTTCTGCATTTTAGATATGCTCTTCCAGACTGAACTTATCCTGGCAtgtttgcctttattttattttatttatttttttttatttttattttttttgagacggagtctccctccgtggcccaggctggagtgcagtggctggatctcagctcactgcaagttccgcctcctgggttcacgccattctcctgcctcagcctcccaagtagctgggactacaggcgcccaccacctcacccggctagttttttctattttttagtagagacggggtttcaccgtgttagccaggatggtctcgatctcctgacctcgtgatccacccgtctcggcctcccaaagtgctgggattacaggcttgagccaccgcgcctggcatgtTTGCCTTTAAAACCAGATTTCTTTGTCCATAATAATCTGTAATGCGTGGAGCATGTTGGAGATGGGATTCTGCATCCATCACCTCtagacatatacatacattttaagtGAGAGACTCTTTCTTTTTGAGCCTCCCTTCCAGAACACAGTGAGCTACTTCCCCTCTGGCCTCACAGAAAGGGGAGGGGAGTCAGAGCCAATACCTAGGCATGAGTACAACTAGCTTCCCTGACTCCCTATTGccttcttttgtctctttttcacTCTGCAAAGCTTCCCATTAGAGGgttttatgtagtttttaaaagaaatacttattATCTCTTGGTCATAGACTTCAATTTCCCAATTTTCCCTTGAACTTAATGTCTCCAATTAGGATTTCAAGTTACAGAATATCTTTCAGGACCTATTTTTAGTATAATTTAGAGTTCAGAAGATCACTAGGGAGACAAAcaaagctacaaataaaatagcctaaggtatttttaaaaatatgttctcattctcttttgGTAGGACTAATAGAATTACGATGAATGGaaatggtactttttttttttttcacttctcctCATTTGTTTTGGACCACAGGCTCCATTCTGATTTAGGAGTCTTTCCTGCTCAGCATTTCAGTGATAATTCTCCCCATGGTCTATAGGATCCCTGTTCTCCTTGTTTCTATAGCAACAGTCCTGTGTTGCTTGGCTAGAAGCAATTTTCTGCTGCTATGGTGAAGCTCcatttttccattcctttctccCTAGTTGCCTTGGTAACGAGTCTCTTCATCTTCTGGTCTCTTGGTGGTAAATTCCACccccatctttttttctctttctagtaATAGTCACCTGGTCATGACTTGGACAGTGCTATCCCATCTGTGAGTGAGCATACTCTGTCATGGTCAGATTGTCATCATGAAATCAGCCTCCCTTTTCCTTTAATTGCATCATTTCTCTGGCCTGCCATCTTTCTGGTGGTTGTCATGGTAACTGTACCCTCTGAAAGTCTCTAGGCAAAGGTTCTACAGTTAACAACCATCATGTGAGAGTGTCTGCCAATATGTGGCCATGCATCTCCATTTTAAACCCAGCCCCAGGCGGGTACCACACATTGGAGAGAACAGGACTTTTGATCAAAGCAGGCTGGATTGAGAAAAGGAGGGACAGGGGACCCATAACTGGAAACTGGTATTCTCCAAACGATATATGTGGCAACAAGGTTTAGGCTGGGTCTGCGAGAGTGGTCATTATGCCAATGGGGATTCAAGTGATTGAGAAATGTATTAGCAGTCATTCCAGCAGGCCTGTCAAGGGCTTGAAACTTGCAGGGGTCATTCCTTTGGCCCAGGGGATCCTGGTGATATGACCTGAGAGTTAGAGCCAATCTCAGTGAAAAAGCAATTCGAACTCTTAAATTGGCTAACAAGGGGTTAGTAGAATAGGTATTTAGGCACCTTTACACATTACTGAACATTTCTATGCCCGTAGGCTGCTTCTTTTACCTCTTTAGAGAGGCCGATGGGGtgttactattttaataatacaaactgttcaacaaatggtgggTGATATGTGCCAGGGCATTGTAGCAGGCACTTTTCAGACATTACTTCATTTTCTCCTCATGGCAATCTTGAGAGGAATTTAAAGATAAGAACACTGAGGTTAAGAGGTAAAGTTAGACCAGAAGTGCtggttcactcctataatcccagcagtttaggaggcccaggcaggaggatcacttgagggaggcggtcaccagcctgggcaacttgcaAGACCTcatctgtcaaaaagaaaaaaaaaatagtgggcgTGCAGTACCAACTGGGGTGGGGTGatggggtgctgaggtgggaggattgtttgagctcaggaggtcaagactgcagtgagctgtaattgattgcaccactgcactgaagcctgggcaacagagcaagatcctgtctcaaaaaaaaaaagaggtgaagtTAATGAAGTTCACAGAGCtgataaatggcagagctgggatttgaacccagctctaTATGACCCCAAAGGCCTTTCTTAAACTGGTGTGGTCTCTGGAATTCTACTCCTGTCTGGTCCTAATTTTTTCCACCTCCATTTTAACCTCAGGGTTGCTACGACTTtaatccttcctttttttttgagactgagtcttgctctgtcgcccaggctggagtgcagtggctaatcTTGATTTACTGCGACCTCCTTCCTGTttcaagcggttctcctacctcccccatagctgggattacaggcacataccaccatgccctgctaatttttgtatttttagtagagatggaggtttcaccatgttggccaggttggtcttgaactcctgaccttgtgatcagcacaacttggccttccaaagtgctgggattacaggggtgatccaccgtgcctggctatttatttatttatttgagaaggagtttagctcttgttgcccaggctggagtgcaatgatgagatcttggctcactgcaacttacgcctcccagttcaagcaattctctggtctcagcctcctaagtagctgggattacaggtgtgcaccaccatgcctggctaattttgtatttttagtagagacagggtttcaccaggttgttcaggctggtctcaaactcctgacctcaggtcatccacctgcgtcagcctcccaaagtgctgggattacaggctgagccacggTTCCCAGTCAACTTTAATCCTTTCTACCAgacttccttttccctttcctattTTGCAGATTGTAGTTtacttgcttgtttttctctgttctcaCCCCATCTGTTGCATTCTTTGGCCAAGGAGAGGAAAaggtttgctttctgttttttttttttgttttgtttctttgttttttgggacggaattctgctcttgttgcccaggttggagtgcaatggtgcgatctcggctcactgcaacctccacttcccaggttctcgtgcctcaacctcccaagtagctgggattaaaggcgtgcgccaccacacccggctaatttttttatttttagtagagacagggtttcaccatgttggtcaggctggtcttgaacatctaacctcagcctcggcctcccaatatgctgggattacaagcatgagccactgtgccgggccaaaGGTTTGCTTTGTGATTGAGTGTGAGGTTGTATTACGGGATGAAAATATTAGAGCGGCTGCCCTGGCCTGAGAACTGGGCAGACCTCATTCTGGAGAATGCCACCTCTGACCGGCAAGTCATTCTCCTCTTCATTTAACAAGTATTGGATGTCTCTTCGgtaccaggtactgtgctaggcactggagatacagCAATGATCTAGGCAGAATTTATCCCAATAAGTTAGACAAAAAAACAAGAGacctatttataattttatattgtaaTAAGCACTATGATAAAAAATAACTTGAGTGCTGTGAAAGAATAATAGGGACGGATCTATTTAGATAGGGTTGCCATCTACTATTCAAGATGGCAGGTGGCCCggcgcggtggtgcacgcctgtaatcccagcactctgggaggccgaggcaggtggactgcctgagctcaggagttcgagaccaccctgggcaacatggtgaaacctcgtctctactaaaatacaaaaaattagccgggcatggtggcgggcgcctgtagtcccagctactcgggaggctgaggcaggagaatcgcttgaacccagaaggcggaggttgcagtgagccgagatcgcgccactgcactccagcctgggcgagagagggagaccctgtctccaaaaaagaacaaacaacaacaacaaaagagacgGCAGGTAGTTGAGGTTCTGACACCAGCTAGTTGACTGCAGTCATGTCGCCTGGGTCCTGCAGCTCCCTCCTCCCTAAGCAACCTAGCTACAAAGCCTGAGATCCGCGCAGGCGCACAGACGGTTGCTATGGGGACAGCTGCTCCGGCGCAAGCGCAGACTGCCACAAGATGTCGTCCGTGGCGGCTGCACGAGCAGTTCCTGTGGGCCGTGGGCTCCGGGGCCTGCAACGGACCCTACCTCTTGTAGTGATTCTCGGGGCTACAGGCACCGGCAAATCCACGCTGGCGTTGCAGCTAGGCCAACGGCTCGGCGGTGAGATCGTCAGCGCTGACTCCATGCAGGTATGGCAGTGCGGCTGGCCCGGGCGCCTGGGAACCCCGGAGGCCGCGTGGACACCCTGTGGCAAAGGTCTTAAAGGGTGAACCCCGAGGCTGTAGGGGCGGAGGGAGTAGATAAAGGGAGCCCATACTTACTAAGCGCCCGCCGCATGCCAGACACAGTGCCAGAGGTTTCCCTTATCATCGTCTCATTAACTGCTCACGACGTTACTGTTTGGTAGATACTGTGATCTCGTTTTATGGAGAAGGGAATAGGGGCTTAGGAAGGTGAAACGACTTTTTCCATGTCATATAGCGAGTAAGTAGAAGACATGGTATTTGAACCTACAAGGTCGACATATAGGtatccagtaaatattttttgaataaaaatgattCCAGAGCTTTTGTTATAACTCTAACTCTAACCCTAACCCAGCGAGATCAGGATAAATTGGATACCACCTATAGTGTCTGCTGGGGGAGTGGAATAGGGTTGACAGTCAGGAGACCTGGATTCTAGTCCTGAATCTGCCATAGGCCATGTGACTTCGGATCAACAATGTCGTTTATATGGACGTTATTTTATGTAACTGTGAAGTGAGGAAAATGTCACCTACCGCACAAGGTTATAGTGCTTAATAAATGGGATCATGAGCGTTAGAACGAAGAACAGAGTCCCTGTCCGGAGTAAGGTCAGACTCGTGGTAAATGGGTTTTTAAGCGGAGGTTTTAAATCATGCTGGCTGATTTAAAGTTGAAGGGGCTTTGTCCTCTTTGAACTGGGAGGCCCAGAAGGGGTGTACATCACATCTGGGAGCATTTTGCTCCATTAAGAGTGGGTAGTGGGTGACATTTTGGGTAAATCTCTGATGGAGGAACTACAGCAGCTGTTTGTTGATGATAATTTACAGTTATGAGTCTTCACAGAGTAAACGAGATGTTGAGCATGAAATAACCTGGCACTGAACATAGCACCTGATGAGTACTCAGCAAAGAAGGGCAGTTCCTTTCCCCAATTCACCCAGAAGCCTACGGGCATAGTTTCTGCTTTCATTAGTTTATTTGGCATGACAAGACCATCAGCACACATGAAACGATTGgataattcaacaaataatttgtTTGCAGTCCACTTTGTGCCAGCTTCAGAAGACAATTTACCTCAAATCCCAGCTGTCTTTTCCAGGATATGCAACTATAGCCTAACCTCTTCAtgcctttgtttcttcttctgtaaagtaGGACTAATAATATCAATAACATAACATTATTGTGacgattaaatgagataaagtatgtGCAGTACTTAATACAATATATGGCACATAATAAGAGCTAAAAATACAGTAGTTGCTATTTTCTGCAAGGCCCTACTGAAGAGACAAAATCGTAATTTCTGCCCTTGAGTTTTAGTCCAGCTGAACATAAAACAAGGCAGAGCTAATAAATGTTTGGACAAATATTTTAATGGATTTGCAAGATGTTGGGAGGAGAGAGGCTACAAATGCTAGATTTTATGACAAGTATTATAGAAttactgagacaggagaaatcaTTGAAGGCTGGCTTAGTACAGAAAGCTCTCTGAAAAAGGGCTTGAAAAATAGGTCAAGTTGCGATaggtaagaaagaagaaaagacttattaaaggaaaacatgaagtTGGTCCAAAGGTATTGAGTTGTCTCAGTTGATTGTTCACAGTCAGTTACAGATGGAACTCCTTTTTCTACTCTTTGGCCCCTTCTCACTGCTGTACAtgactagtcttttttttttttttttttgagacagagtctcgctctgtcgcccaggctggagtgcggtggccggatctcagctcgctgcaacctccgcctcccgggtttatgccattttcctgcctcagcctcccgagtagctgggactacaggtgcccgccacctcacccagctagttttttgtattttttagtagagacggggtttcaccgtgttagccaggatggtctcaatctcctgacctcgtgatccgcccatcttggcctcccaaagtgctgggattacaggcttgagccaccgcgcccggccttgactagtcttaaaaaaaaaaaaaaaaaaaaaaaaaggaacatgaaTGAAGATGAAGATTTAGAAAGTGAAATGGCCATAGTGTGTAGGAAGGATAGTAAAAGGAGACTGTTCAATTGTAGATATGGAATGTGAGATGAGTAACATGATGAAGGTAATGTGTAAGGAACATTCATTTGTGAGCAGTATGTATGGTACTTGGATAAAAAATATCCAAGAATGGTATAATAATAGATCTTTGGTCTGATACTTCAGAGACTTAAGTAataatagtttcagtaagatggAGTTACACTGATGACATCTAAGGTCCATGCCAATATTTAtgttctataatttcttttttttttttctggagacagagtttcgccttgtctcccaggctggagtgcagtggcgtgatcttggctcaatgcacactctgcctcctgggttcaaggattctcctgcctcagcctcccaagtagggattacaggcacctgtccaacacccagctaagttttgtatttttaattgtattttatttttattttttattttgagacagtgtctcgctctgttgcccaggctggagtgcagtggcgccatctcagctcactgcaagctccgcctcccaggttcacaccattctcctgcctcagcctcccaagtagctgggactacaggcgtccgccgccacgcccagctaattttttgtattttttgtagagacggggtttcaccatgttagccaggatggtctcgatctcctgacctcgtgatccacctaccttggcctcccaaagtgctgggattacaggtgtgagccactgcgcccagccagttttgtatttttagtagggacggagttttgccatgttggccagactggtcttgaactcctgatctcaggtgatccatcctccccaccctcccaaagtgctaggattacaggcgtgaggcactgcacctggccttacaTCTATTTTTAAGTAGGTTACTGGGTTCTGTCAGTGAGGGTTGGATATAGCTCTATAATAGCTATTATGTCTTGTTACTCATAGCTGTGTACCatagaaatgtttctttcttttttcttttctttttttttcgagatggagttttgctctgtcgcccaggctggagtgcagtggcatgatctctgctcactgcaacctccacctcccaggttcaagcaattctcctgcctcagccccccaagtagctgggattacagatgtccgccaccacgctcggctaatttttgtattcttagtggagatggggttccaccatgttacccaggctggtctcaaactcttgacctcgtgatccgcctgccttggcctcccaaagtgctgggattacaggtgtgagccaccgcacacggccCAATTTGTGTTTTTAACCAGTGAGAGGAGATGCTGCTTTTCAGTGACTTTAGGTTGACTCAAAAGTATTTGGTAAACATGTAAACAAAATGATATTGTAGATGTTGAATCACCAGCTActtgaaataacattttcaatTTCAAGTAACTCCACAGGCCAAGCAATAATAAATATCAGCAACTCAAATTTGCATAGCACTGTTTACCAAAtgtttagtttcttctttttcttcttcctttttcttgttgatttgaggtcttgctctattgccctggctggaatgcagtggtgcataCATAGCTCACTGCTctaactttgtttttgttgtgtgttttgtttttttttgagatggagtattgctctgtcaccaggctggagtacagtggcactatctcagctcactgcaacctccacctcctggattccagtgattctcctgcctcagcctcccgagtagctgggagtacaggcacatgccaccaggcccagctaatttttatatttttagtagagacggggtttcaccatgttggccacgatggtctcgatttcttgacctagtgatctgcctcccaaagtgctgggattacaggcgtgagccaccacgcccagactttttttttgtttttcagatggagtttcgctattgtggcccaggctggagtgcaatggcaccatcttggctcactgcaacctccgcttcccaggttaagtgattctcctgcctcagcctctctagtagctgggactacaggcatgtaccactgtgcctggctaattttgtattttagtagaaatggggtttcactgtattggccaggctggtctggaactcctgacctcaggtgatccgcttgccttggcattccaaagtgctgggattacaggtgtgagacaccgcgcctggcacTGCTataactttgaactcctgagttcaagcagtcctcctgtctcaagtagccgggactataggcatggAACACTGtgatggtgagagagagagagagagagagagagagagagagagaatttttaaaaaatcctcacaATAGCCTCATAAAATGGATATTATCACTTCACAGTTAAGAAAATAGGCCTAAGGTCTTAGAATAAGTAGCAGACCTGGAGTCTGAACATAGGTTTCTGCTTTCCTTGTCCAGAGGCATATCTACTACACAAAGCCATTTCCTTTAAGATGAGCAGGAGCTGTGGGGTTCAATCAGtagggagttttttgtttgtttgtttgtttgtttgtttgttttgagatggagtctcactctgtcacctaggctcacgatcttggctcactacaacctctgcctccctttggctcactacaacctctgcctcctgtattcaagcaattctcctgcctcagcctcccgagtagctgggactgactataagcatgtgctaccacgcctggctaattttttgtatttttagtagagacggggtttcactgtattagccaggatggttttgatctcttgaccttatgatccgccagcctcagcctcccacagtgctgggattacaggcatgagccactgcgccaggccaggAGTTTTTAACTTGTATGCCATTCATCCTTCATAGGAGTGTGCAACATTTTGATCAGGATATAAGATGTATTTTAGGATTCATATTGTAAATCACAGTGTTAATTCATAGTGGTATCTGTCAAGTGGAGTGTTGAGCTGACTGGAAGCCACCTGATGTACTTTGGGGATAAAATTCGCTGCAGCTAAGAGATATTAATAGAATCTAATGTCAAGTTCGTATCAAAGACAGATAGTGTTTATTGGAACAAAGGGTAAACTTGGACTTGTGGAGAGCCTAGACAGAACAGTAAACTTCTTTGTTGTAACACACCAAAGGGTGACCAAATAGAAGGTGTGATCACTAGAAAGTTTTTTCAAGTTTCCAAATTGGGTTTTTTAAAaccaatatttgcattttaataattcCTTTTGGTGTGCTGCTGAAAATTTTCTATTCAGAAGTGTACCAGTAACTCAAAAACTATTGTACAACACTATCTTAAATGTTAAATTGTCTCGTACCTTATACTGCTTTTGTCACCCCTTTGTCCTGCTTTAAACTGTAGGGTCATCCCAGGCAACACCTACCCAAGGTCAACCCTACAGCACCTACAGGGCAGTTCCTATCCAGAGaaagtatttgtttttgtaaacATTGAATAAGTGCTTTAAGCTTTGAGGTAAAACTACAACGGGGTTGTTAAAGGTATTGTGTCTATAGTGATAATTTCTTCATGTAGCCTGATATGCAGTAACTTGCTTCTGTAGCCATCTAGCAGCTGAAGGTCCTGCCTGTCCTCTTGCATCccagtgttctttttttctttttatttgtttcctatgacacagccccaggaggtcCTGAAAACACATGCCCTTCCATGATTCTTATGCAAGATAGTTGTGAATTGGGAAGTCAGAATTACTTTCTGAGAGGATTACCTTCTTTGGGATTTCTCTTGGGTTTTGCTGAGGATTTCTACATGGCAATTCTGACAGAAGTGAGAAACAACATTTGTGCTTTATTTTCTGAGTCTTCTGAATGCTGGTTGTTTcacaaattatagaaataaaaatattctctttcaGTAGTAAGAGTCTGAATTCAAGGAGGGACAGGTAATACAATCCCTGTTTTCCAGGATGGAAAAACGGGAGGTACAGAAAGATTAAAGAGCTGTCTAGAGATCACAGTGCAAGACATGGGGAATTGGATCTGGGTCTTGTAACTCATTTGTAGAGTCTGATATATTTCAGGAAGATGATACCGAAGGTCTTCTTTTCAGTCTGAGTCTTTTTCTTGGCTTGTAAATTCAAGGTACAATGCCGGGCCTTCAGTGACTGGATGAAACATTGTACTGAGAAAATTGAAGGCCCTTGCCAAATATGTACAATGATGGCCTGGAAATACGAACTACCAACTATATgctaagagaaaagaaacaaagtgtTCTGTTTGGGTTTATAGAGAGGAAATGTCTCTAATGCCTCAGTTTTTCAAGTCCTGTGGAGAAGCAGTAGCCATACATAGGAGCATAGttccttttgtgtttgtttaaatCTACAAGAGGAGAAGCAAATGATTTTTGGCAGTCTGACTAGTAAGCAAGCAGAATATGTGTCATCTTGTCATCTAATAGATGTGGagctctttgttctttttaaaaaaaaaaaaaaataggccgggcgcggtggctcaagcctgtaatcccagcactttgggaggccgaggcgggtggatcacgaggtcaggagatcgagactatcctggctaacatggtgaaaccccgtctctactaaaaatacaaaaaactagccgggcgtggtggcgggcgcctgtagtctcagctacttgggaggctgaggcgggagaatggcgtgaacccgggaggcggagcttgcagtgagccgagatcacgccactgtactccagcctgggagacacagcgagactccgtctcaaaaaaaaaaaaaaaaaaaaaaagaaacaaggtctcgctatgttgcccaggctggtcttgaactcttggccccaagtgatcctcctgcattggcctcccaaagtgctaggattacaggcatgagctaccccaCCTGGCCTCTGTATTCTTTTTGTCTGCTTTGAGACATACTCTAAGAGCCGTGTTTGTACCAAAAGACAGTCTGATCAAGGGATATGGGATGCTTCGGGGAGGGATATGAAAGGAGAGATGGGATGGTGGATCACAGTGgcttaataaaatgtgaaataaaaggcTTGAAGacctgtggttttgtttgtttttgttttgtttttgtttttgttttttttcttaagaccTGTTAACCAGGAGAAATGGGGTCTATCTGGAAGCTATTTGACACAACCGACAaaggcagtctttttttttgaaatggagtcttgctctgtcacccaggctggagtgcagtggcgtgatctcggctcactgcaagctaagCCTCCCAAGTTctagcgattcttctgcctcagcctcctgagtagctgggactacaggcgcgtgccaccacacctgctaattttttgtatttttagtagagatggggttccaccatgttagccatgatggtctcgatctcctgaccgcaggtgatctgccatcctcagcctcccaaagtgttgagattacaggcataagccaccgcacccagccaaaggCAGTCTTTTAGAAGGACTGAGACTTACAAG
This region of Macaca fascicularis isolate 582-1 chromosome 1, T2T-MFA8v1.1 genomic DNA includes:
- the LOC135966304 gene encoding thioredoxin, which translates into the protein MVKQIESKAAFQEALNTAGDKLVVVDFSATWCGPCKMIKPFFHSLSEKYSNVVFLEVDVDDCQDVASECEVKCMPTFQFFKKGQKVGEFSGANKEKLEATINELV